The Sphaerospermopsis torques-reginae ITEP-024 genome has a window encoding:
- the msrB gene encoding peptide-methionine (R)-S-oxide reductase MsrB, translating into MDKRHFLQISAVLVGTAFFSRYVTGSSESMASADTKFEVTKAEEEWKSILTPEQFQVLRKHGTERPHTSPLDKNYEPGTYVCAGCGQPLFISDTKYNSGTGWPSFFKPIDGAIATTVDRSFFMTRTEVHCSRCGGHLGHVFNDGPKPTGLRYCMNGVSLKFEPA; encoded by the coding sequence ATGGACAAACGCCATTTTTTACAAATTAGTGCCGTCTTAGTCGGTACAGCCTTTTTTTCACGTTATGTAACTGGGAGTTCAGAATCTATGGCATCTGCGGATACAAAATTTGAAGTCACCAAAGCTGAAGAGGAATGGAAGTCTATTTTAACGCCGGAACAGTTTCAGGTGTTGCGAAAACATGGTACAGAAAGACCTCATACCAGTCCTTTAGACAAAAATTATGAACCTGGTACTTATGTTTGTGCTGGGTGTGGACAGCCTTTGTTTATTTCAGACACTAAGTATAACAGTGGTACTGGTTGGCCTAGCTTTTTTAAACCTATTGATGGGGCGATCGCTACTACTGTAGATCGTTCTTTTTTCATGACCAGAACTGAAGTTCATTGTAGCCGTTGTGGTGGACATTTAGGCCATGTATTTAACGATGGACCCAAACCCACTGGTTTACGTTACTGTATGAACGGTGTTTCATTGAAGTTTGAACCAGCTTAA
- a CDS encoding YdcF family protein, whose product MSFILPLFIWWGYKEIQNQFVHPQAVLVLGGSTKRLEREKFTAEFAKKHPNIPIWITGGSPPSYTKQIFVKAGINPKRLYLDYEAVDTVTNFTTLVDDLQARGIKSVYLITSDFHMRRACVIGEIVLGSRGIEFKAVSVPSKTAPEPIEKAIRDGARAIIWLVTGYTGA is encoded by the coding sequence ATGTCTTTTATCCTACCCCTGTTTATATGGTGGGGATACAAAGAAATACAAAATCAGTTTGTACATCCACAAGCAGTCTTAGTTTTGGGCGGTTCTACTAAACGTTTAGAAAGGGAGAAGTTTACTGCTGAATTTGCCAAAAAGCATCCCAATATACCAATATGGATTACTGGTGGTAGTCCACCTAGCTATACGAAACAAATCTTTGTTAAAGCTGGAATTAATCCTAAGCGTTTATATTTAGATTATGAGGCTGTTGATACAGTTACTAATTTTACTACGTTGGTAGATGATTTGCAAGCAAGGGGTATCAAGAGCGTTTATTTAATTACTTCTGATTTTCATATGCGCCGTGCTTGTGTAATTGGTGAGATTGTTTTGGGTAGTCGAGGTATTGAATTTAAAGCGGTATCTGTTCCCTCAAAAACCGCACCGGAACCTATCGAAAAAGCTATCCGCGATGGAGCTAGAGCTATAATATGGCTAGTAACTGGTTATACAGGAGCATAG